CCATCGCCATTGGCGCGCCTCTTAGCCGTAAATCGACGCTCTTGCCAACTGCCTTTTTGCACCTACCTTTTGATAGCCTCTCTATATTGCCAATATTTCTATATTTTGGAGTGACTTAGCCATGGAAACCACCGTCGATGCGACGATAGCTCTGGCGCTGTTCCAGCCCGATATTGCCGGCAATGTCGGCACCATGATGCGGCTGGCCGCCTGTATGGCGGTGCCGCTGCATATTATCGAGCCATGCGGATTCCCTTTGGGCGACCGCCAGTTGAAACGGGCAGCGATGGATTATGGCGGTCAGGCGGAGACGGTTCGGCACGCCGACTGGGACTGCTTTACAAAGGCGATGCGGTCGGGCGAAACTGCGCGCCGGATCATTGCTTTTGACAACCCGGCAGAGACCAACCTCTATGATTTCCGCTTCCGGCCCGGCGATGTGCTGCTGGCAGGGTCAGAAAGTGCGGGCCTGCCCGATATGGTGCGGCAGGCTTGTGACAATGCTGTCGCCATCCCGATGGCACCCGGAGCCCGATCGCTCAATGTCGCCACCGCCAGCGCCATGGCCCTGGGGGAAGCGCTCAGGCAAACGCGCTTCAGCACAGTGGCTTGATCCATATCAAGGCGCTTATCCATCCGCCCGGCCACAGTGCCGCCTCAAGAAACCCTAACCGGGTTGCCCGATGCCGAGCAGCGTGCCAGACAGCATGCAATAACAACAGGGAGCGGATAGATATATGACCGACTGGAGCGAGCAGAAGACACGCGCAAACACATGGTTCAAAAGCCTGCGCGACGATATCTGCGCCGAATTTGAGGCGATTGAGCGCGAGGCCGGAAGCGATGCCCGCTTCACCTACAATGAATGGGACCGCAAAGATGGCGATGGCACACCCGGCGGCGGTGGGCGCAGCGGCCTGATCAAAGGCAGGGTGTTTGAGAAGGCCGGGGTCAATGTCTCGATGGTCGAGGGCACGTTCAGTGAGGACTTTGCCAAGCAGATCCATGGCGCGGGCGATGATCCGCGCTTCTTCGCCACCGGCATTTCGCTGGTCGCGCATATGGCCAATCCGCATGTCCCCAA
The sequence above is drawn from the Parasphingorhabdus sp. SCSIO 66989 genome and encodes:
- a CDS encoding tRNA (cytidine(34)-2'-O)-methyltransferase, with protein sequence MALALFQPDIAGNVGTMMRLAACMAVPLHIIEPCGFPLGDRQLKRAAMDYGGQAETVRHADWDCFTKAMRSGETARRIIAFDNPAETNLYDFRFRPGDVLLAGSESAGLPDMVRQACDNAVAIPMAPGARSLNVATASAMALGEALRQTRFSTVA